One Vairimorpha necatrix chromosome 7, complete sequence DNA segment encodes these proteins:
- a CDS encoding ubiquitin carboxyl-terminal hydrolase has translation MLKKFFLIQTIVFICLDNIVQTVKVCKTKKKNVDKWFPSNPEKQNLNADSSSHSYILENESNVIDRLDDTTNEQNSGKQYEENEHCGLKNLGLTCYANSLLQSLFHIKRFRDKINEFEKGEMMLSLKKLFQEMQKNKIYEPKDLLDHIIKDFYTFEDINEFHLQFFDKLMENKEEATKISELDNLITGTTKETTKNEEGESIERRDDFKNIFLPTSKIDGTFIDNLEESLAQEFSKDGTVKKEIEKAPEILFLLINRFVCKENYTIEKYDGLFKFSKEIDISPYCVDKTIENTYKLHSVIVHLGYSTWGHYFCNILIDGKWYLFNDDKMGVIEENDAIEEQFGCSTENPNEMKKYSAYYLVYVKKN, from the coding sequence atgttaaaaaaattttttttaattcagaCAATCGTGTTTATTTGTTTGGATAACATTGTTCAAACAGTTAAAGTTTGtaaaaccaaaaaaaagaacGTTGATAAATGGTTTCCTAGCAATCCCgagaaacaaaatttaaatgctGATAGCTCAAGCCATTCGTATATTTTGGAAAACGAATCTAATGTAATAGATAGATTAGATGATACTACTAACGAACAAAACAGTGGAAAACAATACGAAGAAAATGAGCACTGTGGACTAAAAAATCTAGGATTAACTTGTTATGCCAATTCCCTTCTACAATCAttatttcatataaaaaggTTTAGAGATAAAATTAACGAATTCGAAAAAGGAGAAATGATGCTGTCGttgaaaaaactatttcaagaaatgcaaaaaaacaaaatttatgaacccaaagatttattagatcatattattaaagatttttatacttttgaAGATATTAATGAATTccatttacaattttttgataaacttatggaaaacaaagaagaaGCAACAAAAATAAGCGAACTGgataatttaataacaGGAACTACAAAAGAGACAACCAAAAATGAAGAGGGGGAAAGCATTGAAAGACGAGATGattttaagaatatttttttacctACGAGTAAAATAGATGGAACATTTATTGATAATTTAGAAGAATCCTTAGCCCAAGAATTTTCAAAGGATGGTacagtaaaaaaagaaatagagAAGGCACcagagattttatttttactaattaACAGATTTGTGTGTAAAGAAAATTACACTATCGAAAAATATGATGGAttattcaaattttctaaagAAATCGATATCAGTCCATATTGCGTGGACAAAACAATAGAAAATACTTATAAACTACATTCTGTTATAGTACATTTAGGATATAGTACTTGGGGGCATTATTTTTGCAATATTCTTATAGATGGTAAGtggtatttatttaatgatGATAAAATGGGAGTGATCGAAGAAAACGATGCAATTGAAGAACAATTTGGATGTTCTACAGAAAACCCGAATGAAATGAAGAAGTATTCGGCATATTACTTGGTATACgttaagaaaaattaa
- a CDS encoding primase, whose protein sequence is MERNDKNSKPEPSSLTDEKSTVNNGASQIKALESANDEYRKQNKAEDIQTLPAAFDYVRTHQIDIKKIIADGGYVQHSVRIYNNHVSNITNNYYITQIDTSQKVKTKKHGVLRSAMDNEALRNLYTAKDFEVLNDIVLMPLHQNILRIFLLSEESKNYKYFNLVFYEKTNGLWAPSKEKRLKTAVIHCIRKFFVPFASWLETIEDLEPAAHRAGIRFLKKMDRFGIVKQIVCASYIILKDNNFGEKLDGDFTVIPFKTKVYSLDKRELRDYTNEDYFSKRFPLDYNPLADTSIAIKFIKSIFPDREVLDYALSEFASWLDFRFPNDYMLFFNGSGSNGKSLLIRLLSSIFGDFSESLPSNFFSVESDYSNMTNPMIKGLKTMRVAFLSNPEGNNLKSEFIKYLCRSNEISVWSQFSNEICKFKLTTKFVIAMEYLPSFSSVDQALWRRIRILPFTTKFVDNPKKKFEKKIDRSLSDNIEDNQPLKESLLKLLIEKYHTIKDINIEPPSACIQELEYIKSIEEEFKNWLEENVVYKQGKILSKNELFARYEGYPYEVRPLDEDQQAKLKIVNAYIEKLNDDMKDLIQPSQLIYNGRHKILGTSSTKCGYMNLWYVDEEEENNEDR, encoded by the coding sequence ATGGAAAGAAAcgataaaaattctaaGCCTGAACCATCTTCTCTGACCGACGAGAAATCAACAGTAAACAATGGGGCCTCGCAGATCAAAGCACTAGAATCCGCTAATGATGAATatagaaaacaaaataagGCCGAAGATATTCAAACCTTGCCAGCAGCCTTTGATTATGTTAGAACTCATCAAATAGAcattaaaaagataatagCGGATGGAGGATATGTTCAACATAGTGTTcgaatttataataatcacGTTTCAAACATAactaataattattatattactCAAATAGATACGAGTCAAAAagttaaaacaaaaaaacatggTGTCCTTCGGTCTGCAATGGATAATGAAGCCTTAAGAAATCTTTATACCGCAAAGGACTTTGAAGTATTAAACGACATAGTGTTAATGCCTTTAcatcaaaatatattgcgtatttttttactatcaGAGGAAAGtaagaattataaatattttaatttagttttttatgaaaaaacgAATGGATTGTGGGCTCCTAGTAAAGAAAAGAGACTAAAGACTGCTGTGATTCATTGCATTAGGAAGTTTTTTGTTCCCTTTGCCTCATGGTTGGAAACTATAGAAGATTTGGAACCAGCCGCTCATCGTGCTGGCATTcgttttcttaaaaaaatggatAGATTTGGTATTGTAAAACAGATTGTTTGTGcttcttatataattttaaaagataataaCTTTGGAGAGAAATTAGATGGAGATTTTACTGTAATTCCTTTTAAGACTAAAGTATACTCACTCGATAAAAGAGAACTAAGAGATTATACCAATGAGGATTATTTTTCTAAGCGATTTCCTTTAGATTATAATCCTCTAGCTGACACAAGTATTGCTAttaagtttataaaaagtatCTTTCCCGATCGTGAAGTTTTGGATTATGCTTTAAGTGAATTTGCGTCATGGTTAGATTTTAGATTTCCTAATGATTATATGTTGTTCTTCAATGGCTCGGGTTCTAATGGTAAGAGTTTGCTTATACGTTTATTGTCTAGTATCTTTGGAGATTTTTCTGAATCTTTGCCTTCGAATTTCTTTTCAGTAGAAAGCGATTATAGTAATATGACGAACCCAATGATCAAGGGATTAAAGACAATGAGAGTGGCTTTTTTGTCCAATCCCGAAGGTAACAATTTGAAGTcagaatttataaaatatctatGTAGATCCAATGAGATTTCAGTGTGGAGTCAATTTAGCAATGagatttgtaaatttaaattaactACTAAATTTGTCATAGCTATGGAATATTTACCTTCATTTTCTTCCGTGGATCAAGCTTTGTGGCGCCGTATCAGGATCTTACCATTTACAACAAAGTTTGTTGATaatccaaaaaaaaagtttgaaaaaaaaattgacaGGTCACTAAGTGATAATATTGAAGACAATCAGCCATTAAAAGAAtctcttttaaaattactaaTAGAGAAATATCACACTATTAAAGATATAAACATCGAACCGCCTAGTGCTTGTATACAAGAGcttgaatatataaaaagcaTTGaagaagaatttaaaaattggtTGGAGGAAAATGTTGTTTACAAACAAGGTAAGATCCTGTCTAAGAATGAATTGTTCGCTAGATACGAAGGGTATCCTTATGAAGTGAGACCGCTTGATGAAGATCAACAGGCTAAGCTTAAGATAGTCAATGCTTACATCGAAAAGCTAAATGACGATATGAAAGATTTGATACAACCTTCACAGTTGATCTATAATGGACGTCATAAAATCCTAGGTACAAGCTCCACCAAGTGCGGCTATATGAATTTGTGGTATGTTGacgaagaagaagaaaacaaTGAAGATcgatag